The genome window CCGCCCAGCGCCTGCATGCTGACCTCCTGGCCGGCCACCGACACCCCCGCCGCGGCGAGCCCCTTCTTGGCGCGCAGCCGGTCGACGTCGGCGGCCAGCTCGGGCAGCCGCGAGGCGGCCGAGGCGGGAGCGACGTGCATCAGCGCGCCCGCCGCGTCGAGCAGGAGCACCCAGGCGTCCAGCAGCGACGACAGCTTGCGCACGACCGCGGCCAGCCCGTGCGCGGTGCCCGCGGCCTGCGCCAGCTCGTGCTGCGCCCGGCTGGTGCGGCGCAGCCCGGCGTACTCCTCGGCCGCGATCGCCCGCGACACCGCCTTGCTGATCGCGATGAACGGCGTCCGCCTCGGCACCTCCAGCAGCGGCAGCCCAGCCCGCGCGGCGGCTTCCTCGAGCGCGGGCGGGACCCGCTCGTGGCTCAGGCCGACGCCGAAGCCGAGCCCGGCCACGCCCACGCCGGTCAGCCGGTCGACGAACTCCGCGCAGTTCTCCGGCCGGAGCGAGAGACCGGTCGTCAGCAGCAGCTCCCCGCCCTCCAGGAACGGGGTCGGGTCGTCCAGCTCGCTGCCGTGCACCCACGAGATCGGGCGCTCCAGCGCCTCGGCGCCGGCGTGCGCGACCAGTCCCAGAGCGCGGTCGGCAGCGAGCTCTCGCAAGGTCAACGGCATCGCAACCACCTGACAGAACGTTGAAACGGCGGCCGGGATCTAACCAAATTGTCCACTGCCGGTCGCAACCCGCACCCCGGAAAGTGGTCGCTGCCAAGACGTGAAGGAGGTCGCCAGTGACCACAACGATGTCCCTGCCCCAGGTCCGCGAGCTGCGCACGGAGATCCCGGGCCCGCTGTCGCGCGAGCTGCAACAGCGTCGCACCGCCGCGGTCGCCGCCGGCGTCTCCAGTGTGCTGCCGGTGTTCGTCACCGAGGCGGCCGGGGGCGTGCTGCGGGATGTCGACGGGAACTCGCTGATCGACCTCGGCTCCGGGATCGCGGTGACCAACGTCGGCAACGCCGCCCCTGAGGTCGTGGAGCCGGTGCGCAGGCAGGCGGGCGAGTTCACCCACACCTGCTTCATGGTCACGCCCTACGAGAACTACCTGCAGGTCTGCGAGGAGCTCGCCCAGCTCACGCCCGGCCACCACGACAAGCGCAGCGCGCTGTTCAACTCCGGTGCCGAGGCGGTGGAGAACGCGGTCAAGATCGCCCGCCGGGCCACCGGCAGGCAGGCGGTCGTGGTGTTCGACCACGCCTACCACGGCCGCACCAACCTCACGATGGCGCTGACCGCCAAGTCCAAGCCGTACAAGCACGGCTTCGGGCCGTTCGCGCCCGAGGTCTACCGGGTGCCGATGTCCTACCCGGCGCGCGACCAGCGCGGCGGCGCGGAGAGCGCCCGCGAGGCCGTCGACCGCATCGAGAAGCAGCTCGGCGCCGACACCGTGGCCGCGGTGCTGATCGAGCCGTTGCAGGGCGAGGGCGGCTTCATCGAGCCCGCGCCCGGTTTCCTGCCCGCGATCTCGAAGTGGTGCACCGACAACGGCGTGCTGTTCGTCGCCGACGAGATCCAGACCGGCTTCTGCCGCACCGGCGCCTGGTTCGCCTGCGACCACGAGAACGTGGTGCCGGACCTGATCACCACCGCCAAGGGCATCGCGGGCGGGCTGCCGCTGGCCGCGGTCACCGGTCGCGCCGAGCTGATGGACGCGCTGCCCCCGGGCAGCCTCGGCGGCACCTACGGCGGCAACCCGCTGGCCTGCGCCGCCGCGCTGGGCTCGATCCGGGCCATGCGCGAGCAGGACCTCGCCGCCGCGGCCCGAGGCGTGCAGGACGCGGTCATGCCGCGTCTGCGCAGCGCGGCCGAGTACACCGACCGGATCCTCGACGTCCGCGGCCGCGGCGCCATGATCGGCGTCGAGTTCGTCAAGGCGGGCGGCGACGAGCCCGACCCCGAGCTGACCTCGCGGATCGCGAAGACCTGCCACGAGAAGGGCGTCGTGGTGCTCACCTGCGGCACCTACGGCAACGTCATCCGGCTGCTGCCGCCGCTGGTGATCGGCCACGACCTGCTCGACGAAGGTCTGCGCGTCCTCCATGAAGCCATCGTCGAGCACACGCGCTGACCGCCGGGCCCGACTCGGAGACCGGGCCCGGGGACTCGCCGGGAGTCCTCGCGGCCCGCGCCGGGCCGGTCCCTGGTGCGAGCACCTCACCAGGGGCCGCCCGGACCTGGAAGCGCCCCTCGCCTCCCACGCCCGGGGGCGAGGGGCGTCCGGCGTTCCGGCACGTCCCGCGGTCCCCGGCTCAACGCAGCATCGACGCCACCGCGTCCGGGGTGCGGCCGACGACCGCGGTGCCGTCGTCGGCGGTGATGATCGGGCGCTGGATGAGCTCCGGGTTCGCCACGAGGGCCTGGATCCACCGTGGCCGCTCGGCGGGCGTCCGCTCCCAGGTGCCGATCTCCAGCCGCTTCGCCGTCTCCTCACCGGTCCTGGTGATGTCCCACGGCTCGAGCCCGAGCCGGTCCAGCACCTCGGCGAGCTCCCGCTCGTTCGGCGGGTCCTCCAGGTACTTGCGCACCGTGTAGTGCGCACCGGCCTCGTCCAGCAGCGACACCGCCGACCGGCACTTCGAACACGCCGGGTTGACCCAGATCTCCATGCGCCGCCACTCCTCCCTTGGCACCTCGACCGGCCGAGCCTAACCGTCGGTGCGCTCGGCTAGCGTCAGCGCGTCGCCGTCTCACGCTCGGCCCCGCCCGAACGTCTACCGGACGGAGGACACGAGGACCCGAGGAGTCTCAATGATCGTGTCAAGTCGCGTCGGTCTGGGGCGGTGGCGTGATCTGGAAGGTGCGGCCGTCGCGCAGCAGTGCCCAGATCACGTCGACCAGGCGGCGGGCGAGCGCGATCAATGCCTGGGTGTGCCGTTTCCCCTCGCCACGTTTGCGCTGGTAGAAGGAACGGGAGGGGCTGTCGGGGCGTTTGATGCTCGACAGCGCGGCGAGGTAGAACACCCGCCGCAGGCCGCGGTGGTAGCGCTTCGGGCGGTGCAGGTTGCCGCGGATGCGCCCGGAGTCGCGGGGGACGGGTGCGAGTCCTGCGTAGGCGGCCACGGCAAGACAACATCAGCCACACCCCGCCGCC of Saccharopolyspora erythraea contains these proteins:
- a CDS encoding ArsC/Spx/MgsR family protein, which translates into the protein MEIWVNPACSKCRSAVSLLDEAGAHYTVRKYLEDPPNERELAEVLDRLGLEPWDITRTGEETAKRLEIGTWERTPAERPRWIQALVANPELIQRPIITADDGTAVVGRTPDAVASMLR
- the gabT gene encoding 4-aminobutyrate--2-oxoglutarate transaminase; this encodes MSLPQVRELRTEIPGPLSRELQQRRTAAVAAGVSSVLPVFVTEAAGGVLRDVDGNSLIDLGSGIAVTNVGNAAPEVVEPVRRQAGEFTHTCFMVTPYENYLQVCEELAQLTPGHHDKRSALFNSGAEAVENAVKIARRATGRQAVVVFDHAYHGRTNLTMALTAKSKPYKHGFGPFAPEVYRVPMSYPARDQRGGAESAREAVDRIEKQLGADTVAAVLIEPLQGEGGFIEPAPGFLPAISKWCTDNGVLFVADEIQTGFCRTGAWFACDHENVVPDLITTAKGIAGGLPLAAVTGRAELMDALPPGSLGGTYGGNPLACAAALGSIRAMREQDLAAAARGVQDAVMPRLRSAAEYTDRILDVRGRGAMIGVEFVKAGGDEPDPELTSRIAKTCHEKGVVVLTCGTYGNVIRLLPPLVIGHDLLDEGLRVLHEAIVEHTR